Proteins co-encoded in one Flavivirga eckloniae genomic window:
- a CDS encoding SusC/RagA family TonB-linked outer membrane protein encodes MAVRNYYLMLMMFVAITSFAQEKTISGKVADRNKLPLPGSTVLIKNTTIGTSADFDGNYSIKVNQGQTLVFSFVGYKSEEIVVGQSNTIDVILQEDETALEEVVVVAYGSQTRESIVGSVGVVSSATIETQQVTSPLRALQGAVPGLSLLTDGGQPGSNPTIRIRGVSSQSLERGPLIVVDGAPFNGNLNSISQDQIETVSVLKDASSSALYGSRAAGGVILITTKSGRRGSAPKITLRSQIGLSNPTIGIHDLAGPEGYLKLTWQALKNTNQYEGGQTATDAAQSATNELIDYLGYNPYSVANPIDANGNLVQGANLLWDSNWEKEVIREDYLRVNHNISLSGGSERTKYFMSLDYLNEDGPVIPSNFERVASRLNLETEINDWFKVGLNTSFSRSSSNNPDQTSGSTTQAITWIYGLSSIYPIYARDANGDLIRDVSGNRIFDLGNGLVSGQPVNSTRPVFNGENILASLTLGKERRVRTNYLANLFAEVKIYDGLTFKTRLSYENFMFDSFSFDDDKIGAAAEVSGRVSQIRNLITTLNAIQSLNYKNSFGANNISVDLITEAYTNTQDNLLSQGTGLLPGVDNLDGSTTPEAVGGNIITSRINSYLGRVNYNFDEKYYAEFSLRRDGSTRFNKDKRWGNFLAGGASWVVSKEHFLSENSTLTFLKLRASYGELGNNRTTSLFPYQSVFRTGFVNESNPGIILEGVSDENLRWEKVESLNIGADFELFNGIISGTLEYYNKESVDLIMDKPLPRSLGVNKVITNIGSIKNFGWEASLRSINFNSDDFTWTTGINFALNKNEWVKLPQDEILSGSKRYVVGGSIFDFYIREWAGVDAADGRGMWYMDVIDTNGNVVDKVTTKDYDDATRYDQGKTALPDIEGGFTSFVRYKQFDLNVLFNFSFGSYLLDNDYAALINPFESPGGSAHPDNFSAWKNPGDISDFPLLLASNNDHSARSTRFLFKNDYVRLKSLTFGYNLPQSTIDRVGLSKLRFFLQADNIFTWQSHKGIDPEQAFNGVSNNRSPLSKTITSGILLEF; translated from the coding sequence ATGGCAGTAAGAAATTACTATTTGATGCTCATGATGTTTGTTGCAATAACATCATTTGCACAAGAAAAAACTATTTCTGGTAAGGTTGCGGACAGAAATAAATTACCACTACCCGGATCAACCGTTCTTATTAAAAACACTACTATTGGTACTTCGGCAGATTTCGACGGAAATTATTCAATAAAAGTAAATCAAGGTCAAACCCTTGTGTTTAGCTTTGTAGGGTACAAAAGTGAAGAAATTGTTGTTGGGCAATCCAATACAATTGATGTTATTTTACAAGAAGATGAAACCGCTCTTGAAGAAGTCGTGGTAGTTGCCTATGGTTCACAAACAAGAGAATCTATAGTTGGATCTGTTGGGGTTGTTTCAAGCGCCACAATAGAGACCCAGCAGGTAACCTCTCCTTTAAGGGCATTACAAGGTGCCGTGCCGGGGTTGAGCTTATTAACAGATGGCGGTCAGCCAGGAAGTAACCCAACAATTAGGATTAGAGGAGTATCCAGTCAAAGTTTAGAACGAGGGCCTCTAATTGTTGTAGATGGCGCTCCGTTTAATGGAAACCTTAATTCGATAAGTCAAGACCAAATCGAAACGGTTTCGGTCTTAAAAGATGCATCCTCGTCAGCGTTATACGGATCGCGTGCTGCAGGAGGTGTTATATTAATTACAACAAAAAGTGGGCGTAGAGGTTCCGCTCCAAAAATAACTTTACGATCACAAATCGGATTGTCTAACCCAACGATAGGAATTCACGATTTAGCAGGACCAGAAGGCTACTTAAAACTAACTTGGCAAGCATTAAAGAATACCAATCAATATGAAGGCGGACAAACCGCGACAGATGCAGCACAAAGTGCAACAAATGAACTAATTGATTATTTGGGGTATAATCCATACAGTGTAGCCAACCCAATAGATGCCAATGGTAATTTGGTGCAAGGCGCAAATTTATTATGGGATTCCAATTGGGAAAAGGAAGTTATTAGAGAGGATTATCTTAGGGTAAATCATAATATTAGCTTATCTGGAGGGAGCGAAAGAACTAAATATTTTATGTCTTTGGATTATTTAAATGAAGATGGTCCAGTTATTCCTTCCAATTTTGAAAGAGTAGCCTCAAGGCTAAATCTGGAAACGGAAATAAACGATTGGTTTAAAGTGGGGCTTAATACTAGTTTTTCACGTTCTAGTTCCAATAATCCAGATCAAACCAGCGGAAGTACAACACAAGCCATTACCTGGATTTATGGTTTATCCAGCATTTATCCAATATACGCACGTGATGCCAATGGTGATTTAATTAGAGATGTTTCAGGAAACCGTATTTTCGATTTAGGAAATGGGCTGGTTAGTGGGCAACCAGTAAACAGTACTAGACCAGTTTTTAATGGCGAAAATATTTTAGCCAGTTTAACTTTAGGAAAAGAAAGGCGAGTAAGAACCAATTATTTGGCTAATCTTTTTGCCGAAGTAAAGATTTATGATGGGCTAACATTTAAAACACGATTGAGTTATGAAAACTTTATGTTTGATTCTTTTAGTTTCGATGACGACAAAATAGGTGCAGCAGCAGAGGTAAGTGGTCGTGTATCACAAATTAGAAACTTGATAACAACCTTAAATGCTATTCAATCCTTAAACTATAAAAACAGTTTTGGAGCAAACAATATATCTGTTGACCTCATAACAGAAGCTTATACAAACACACAAGACAATTTACTATCGCAAGGTACGGGTCTTTTGCCAGGCGTAGATAATCTTGACGGAAGCACAACACCAGAAGCAGTTGGGGGTAATATTATTACATCAAGAATTAATAGTTACCTAGGTAGGGTTAACTATAATTTTGATGAAAAGTACTATGCGGAGTTTTCATTAAGAAGAGACGGATCCACACGTTTTAATAAAGATAAAAGGTGGGGTAATTTCTTAGCAGGAGGTGCCAGTTGGGTTGTGTCGAAAGAGCATTTTTTAAGCGAAAATAGCACACTTACATTTTTAAAACTTAGAGCATCTTATGGTGAATTAGGAAATAATAGAACAACAAGCCTTTTTCCATATCAATCTGTATTTAGAACAGGTTTCGTTAACGAGAGTAACCCAGGGATTATATTAGAGGGTGTGTCTGACGAAAATTTAAGATGGGAAAAAGTAGAATCCTTGAATATTGGAGCAGATTTCGAATTGTTTAATGGTATTATTTCTGGAACTTTAGAATATTATAATAAAGAGTCGGTAGACCTTATTATGGATAAACCGCTTCCACGTTCGTTGGGAGTTAACAAAGTGATAACAAACATTGGGTCTATTAAGAACTTTGGGTGGGAAGCATCCTTGCGTTCCATTAATTTTAACTCAGATGATTTTACCTGGACTACGGGAATCAATTTTGCATTAAACAAAAATGAGTGGGTCAAACTGCCACAAGATGAGATCTTAAGCGGATCTAAGCGTTATGTAGTAGGAGGCTCCATTTTCGATTTCTACATTCGGGAATGGGCAGGTGTAGATGCTGCAGATGGTCGCGGTATGTGGTACATGGATGTAATAGATACAAATGGTAATGTTGTTGATAAAGTAACAACAAAAGATTATGATGATGCAACAAGGTATGACCAAGGTAAAACAGCCTTGCCAGATATAGAAGGTGGGTTTACTTCTTTTGTTAGATATAAGCAGTTCGACCTGAATGTATTGTTCAATTTTAGCTTCGGATCGTATTTGCTGGATAACGATTATGCTGCGCTAATAAACCCTTTTGAAAGTCCAGGAGGAAGTGCGCATCCAGATAATTTTAGTGCATGGAAAAATCCGGGAGACATTAGCGATTTTCCATTGCTCTTAGCTAGTAATAATGACCATTCAGCCCGTTCTACAAGATTCCTGTTTAAGAATGATTATGTAAGGCTAAAAAGTTTAACGTTTGGTTATAATCTTCCACAATCAACTATCGATAGAGTAGGACTAAGCAAGTTGCGATTCTTTTTGCAAGCAGATAATATTTTTACTTGGCAATCGCATAAGGGGATTGATCCAGAACAAGCATTTAATGGAGTTTCCAATAATAGATCACCATTATCAAAAACCATTACCTCTGGGATTCTTTTAGAATTTTAA
- a CDS encoding NAD(P)/FAD-dependent oxidoreductase — protein MVKEIQLRVSLKEEERSDILVIKSAHALDIDKEDITGVKVLRKSIDARKPKIIFNYKVAVYIREALPKTSNYKFDYKDVSKAKPVHIIGFGPAGMYAALRCIELGYKPIVLERGRNVQDRRRDLKAINQDHFVNEDSNYCFGEGGAGTYSDGKLYTRSLKRGDVRRIFENLVFHGATDQILVDAHPHIGTNKLPKVVQNIRETILEYGGEIHFETRVVDFIIKTNKIQALQLQNGEEITVNRVILATGHSARDIFYLLHKKKIALEAKSFAMGVRVEHPQHIIDSIQYHCDGKRSELLPAASYSLVNQVNDRGVYSFCMCPGGFIVPAATANGEVVVNGMSPSKRNNLYANSGIVVEINADADLYKYEKFGVLKGLEYQKNLEKLAFTAGGRSQTAPAQRLTDFVEGKLSNDLNPCSYQPGLKSAPLHSLLPKLIGSRLRKGFQAFGQKMKGYYTSEANIVGVESRTSSPVCIPRNEQLEHPEVSNLYPCGEGGGYAGGIISAAMDGERCAEAAIVNL, from the coding sequence ATGGTAAAAGAAATTCAGCTTCGTGTTTCTCTAAAGGAAGAAGAACGCAGCGATATTTTAGTAATAAAATCGGCGCACGCTTTAGATATTGATAAAGAAGATATAACCGGTGTTAAAGTACTTCGAAAATCTATAGATGCACGAAAGCCGAAAATTATTTTTAACTATAAAGTTGCAGTTTATATAAGAGAAGCATTACCAAAAACTTCCAACTATAAATTCGATTACAAAGACGTTTCCAAAGCAAAACCCGTTCATATTATCGGCTTTGGTCCAGCAGGAATGTATGCCGCTTTGCGCTGTATAGAATTAGGTTACAAACCCATAGTTTTAGAACGCGGTAGAAATGTTCAGGACAGACGACGCGATTTAAAAGCAATAAACCAAGATCATTTTGTAAACGAAGATTCCAACTATTGTTTTGGTGAGGGAGGTGCAGGTACCTATAGCGACGGAAAACTTTATACCCGAAGTTTAAAACGAGGAGATGTCCGTCGTATTTTCGAAAACCTAGTATTTCATGGTGCTACCGATCAAATTTTGGTCGATGCCCATCCTCATATAGGCACAAACAAGTTACCCAAAGTGGTTCAAAACATTCGAGAAACCATTCTTGAATATGGTGGTGAGATTCATTTTGAAACCAGAGTAGTAGATTTTATTATAAAAACCAATAAAATACAAGCCTTACAACTTCAAAACGGTGAAGAAATAACCGTTAACCGAGTTATTTTAGCTACCGGACATTCGGCTCGCGATATCTTTTACCTATTACATAAAAAGAAAATCGCATTAGAAGCAAAGTCCTTTGCCATGGGAGTTCGGGTAGAGCATCCGCAACATATCATAGATTCCATACAATACCATTGTGATGGAAAACGTAGCGAATTACTTCCAGCGGCCTCTTACAGTTTAGTCAATCAAGTTAACGACAGAGGAGTATATTCCTTTTGTATGTGTCCGGGAGGGTTTATAGTCCCAGCGGCAACCGCCAATGGCGAAGTTGTAGTGAATGGTATGTCGCCCTCTAAACGAAATAACCTATATGCAAATTCGGGTATTGTTGTTGAAATTAATGCCGATGCAGACTTATACAAATACGAAAAATTCGGTGTTTTAAAAGGCTTGGAGTACCAGAAAAACTTGGAAAAATTAGCCTTTACAGCTGGAGGAAGAAGTCAGACTGCACCGGCACAAAGACTCACCGATTTTGTAGAAGGCAAACTATCTAACGATTTGAATCCCTGTTCCTACCAACCGGGATTAAAATCGGCACCATTACATTCACTACTACCTAAACTAATAGGAAGTAGACTTAGAAAGGGATTTCAAGCTTTCGGACAAAAAATGAAAGGCTACTACACTTCCGAAGCAAATATTGTAGGTGTAGAATCGAGAACCTCATCACCAGTTTGTATCCCTAGGAACGAGCAATTGGAACACCCAGAAGTTTCTAATTTGTACCCTTGTGGCGAAGGAGGTGGTTATGCTGGCGGTATCATTTCTGCTGCCATGGACGGCGAACGTTGTGCAGAGGCCGCTATCGTTAACTTATAA
- a CDS encoding RagB/SusD family nutrient uptake outer membrane protein: MKIYNTLHIKFLLVVIVAFLSGCSKEFLDEPKNSGLPEAVVFSDRDIVQAFVTGIYDRYKGQWDDDLTDDDLPGGNVSDPDTGGLYAMYFARTIKGNDLIQAPSWFLFDYSHENRGATFRRTRFTWTFNYEIINYANVLINGLKESTDLDDATKKEFTAVAKAIRAFHYFQLALEFAPNYNNDRSVARIPLYTEPATVNSIGNPPSPLTDVYDLILSDLKDAVADLSEDRLGKSYINKSVANGILARVLLVTQDDWTLASSAARAAYGGNAATAVVSTNWDEGFDDLADQDWLWGHFQDGSNETNFFWMAPHVFTDHLALSFQATYANTNFVDTFSDTDVRKLFEDIYNSSTPYREFVTTKFVFTFGSDVPLMRKSEMVLIDAEAQYNMGNEPEARDLLFALQKERDPDATLSTNSGGALLDEILLERRKELYGEIGVEWFDAKRLRRPINRDPEHRVVVNVPADSELFYLNIPQSEIDANPNMDQSLNQ; this comes from the coding sequence ATGAAAATATATAATACATTACATATAAAGTTCCTATTAGTTGTAATAGTTGCTTTTTTATCTGGTTGCTCAAAGGAGTTCTTAGATGAGCCCAAAAACAGTGGGCTTCCAGAAGCAGTAGTTTTTTCAGATAGAGATATTGTTCAGGCGTTTGTAACTGGAATTTACGATAGATACAAAGGACAATGGGATGACGATTTAACAGACGATGACCTTCCCGGAGGAAATGTATCCGATCCGGATACTGGCGGATTGTATGCTATGTATTTTGCAAGAACAATTAAAGGTAACGATTTAATTCAGGCACCATCATGGTTTTTATTCGACTATTCTCATGAAAATAGAGGGGCAACTTTTAGAAGAACGCGTTTTACCTGGACGTTTAACTACGAGATTATTAACTACGCTAACGTATTAATTAACGGTCTTAAGGAGAGTACAGATTTAGATGATGCAACCAAAAAAGAGTTTACCGCTGTGGCTAAAGCCATAAGAGCCTTTCACTATTTTCAATTGGCTCTTGAATTTGCGCCTAATTATAATAATGACAGATCTGTTGCTAGAATCCCTCTTTATACAGAGCCGGCAACAGTGAATTCAATAGGGAACCCTCCAAGTCCGTTAACGGATGTTTACGATTTGATTTTATCAGATTTAAAAGATGCCGTTGCGGACTTATCAGAAGATCGACTTGGTAAAAGCTATATTAACAAATCGGTGGCTAACGGAATTTTAGCACGAGTATTGTTAGTAACTCAAGACGATTGGACATTAGCATCATCGGCAGCAAGAGCAGCATACGGAGGCAATGCGGCTACTGCCGTAGTATCTACAAACTGGGATGAAGGTTTTGATGATTTAGCAGACCAAGACTGGCTTTGGGGGCATTTTCAAGATGGTTCCAATGAAACTAATTTCTTTTGGATGGCTCCTCATGTTTTTACAGATCATTTGGCATTGTCGTTTCAAGCTACTTATGCGAATACAAATTTTGTGGATACCTTTTCCGATACCGATGTTAGAAAATTATTTGAGGATATTTATAATTCCTCAACACCTTATAGGGAATTTGTAACAACGAAGTTCGTATTTACATTTGGATCTGATGTACCATTAATGCGAAAATCCGAAATGGTATTAATCGATGCAGAAGCCCAATATAATATGGGTAATGAACCAGAAGCTAGAGATTTACTTTTTGCGTTACAAAAAGAAAGGGATCCTGACGCCACATTATCTACTAATTCTGGTGGAGCGCTCTTGGATGAAATCTTATTAGAAAGACGTAAGGAACTGTATGGGGAAATAGGAGTAGAATGGTTTGATGCCAAAAGATTAAGACGACCTATAAATAGAGACCCAGAACATAGAGTTGTTGTTAATGTTCCTGCAGATAGTGAGTTGTTTTATTTAAACATTCCACAATCAGAAATAGATGCTAATCCTAATATGGATCAAAGCTTAAACCAATAA
- the fabD gene encoding ACP S-malonyltransferase, whose product MKAYIFPGQGAQFSGMGLDLYENSPLAQELFEKANDILGFPITDTMFEGSAEDLKETKVTQPAIFLHSVILAKTLGDSFKPEMVAGHSLGEFSALVANGALNFEDGLKLVSQRAMAMQKACELQPSTMAAVLGLDDEIVEKVCNVTDGIVVAANYNCPGQLVISGEIEAIDKACQSLKDAGARRALVLPVGGAFHSPLMEPAREELAAAIENTTFNKPNCPIYQNVTANAVVDETAIKANLISQLTAPVRWTQSVQQMIADGATLFTEVGPGKVLQGLVKKINRASETTSATFETNND is encoded by the coding sequence ATGAAAGCATACATATTTCCAGGTCAAGGCGCTCAATTTTCAGGAATGGGTTTAGACCTTTATGAAAATTCACCCTTAGCTCAAGAATTATTTGAAAAAGCTAATGATATTCTTGGTTTCCCTATTACAGATACTATGTTTGAGGGCTCTGCCGAAGATCTTAAAGAAACTAAAGTAACACAGCCTGCAATATTTTTGCACTCGGTTATTTTAGCAAAAACTTTAGGAGATTCTTTTAAACCGGAAATGGTTGCCGGACACTCACTGGGAGAGTTTTCTGCCTTAGTAGCTAATGGTGCTTTAAATTTTGAAGATGGCTTAAAGTTAGTATCTCAACGTGCCATGGCCATGCAAAAAGCTTGCGAATTACAACCAAGTACAATGGCTGCTGTTTTAGGTTTGGATGATGAGATTGTTGAGAAGGTATGTAACGTAACCGATGGTATTGTTGTAGCTGCAAACTATAACTGCCCGGGTCAGTTAGTAATTTCTGGAGAAATTGAAGCGATTGATAAAGCATGTCAATCGTTAAAAGATGCTGGTGCACGTCGTGCATTGGTACTACCAGTTGGCGGTGCTTTTCATTCACCATTAATGGAGCCTGCTCGCGAAGAGTTGGCAGCGGCAATAGAAAACACAACATTTAATAAACCCAACTGTCCCATTTATCAAAATGTAACAGCCAATGCTGTTGTTGATGAGACTGCTATAAAAGCGAATTTAATTTCTCAATTAACAGCGCCTGTACGTTGGACACAGTCAGTACAACAAATGATTGCAGATGGTGCCACATTATTTACCGAAGTTGGACCTGGTAAAGTATTACAAGGATTAGTAAAGAAGATTAATAGAGCTTCAGAAACAACTTCTGCGACTTTTGAAACTAATAACGACTAA
- the lspA gene encoding signal peptidase II — protein MKLSKRSIYILVVIILTIAVDQVSKVIVRTHIEARTEINPGERISLIGDAFLMMNVENTGAFLGMGSDLGPTLRIILLLILPVLVLGFVLVHVFKNKALDNLSLFAFASIIGGGFANVYDRIVYGSVTDFLFIDLGGVFRTGIFNMADLSVTTGMIILVMTSFKKKKPLDSDT, from the coding sequence ATGAAATTATCAAAACGATCCATTTACATTTTAGTGGTTATCATTCTAACAATTGCTGTCGATCAAGTATCGAAAGTAATTGTTAGAACTCATATTGAAGCGCGAACGGAAATAAATCCCGGAGAACGCATTTCTTTAATAGGCGATGCTTTCTTAATGATGAATGTTGAAAATACTGGTGCTTTTTTAGGTATGGGTAGTGACTTAGGACCAACTCTTAGAATTATCTTATTACTTATTTTACCTGTTTTAGTACTCGGTTTTGTATTAGTTCATGTTTTTAAAAACAAAGCTTTAGATAATTTATCTCTTTTTGCTTTTGCTAGTATTATAGGAGGCGGTTTTGCTAATGTGTACGATCGTATTGTATATGGTTCGGTCACCGATTTCTTGTTTATCGATTTAGGAGGTGTTTTTAGAACGGGTATTTTTAACATGGCTGACCTTTCGGTAACTACCGGAATGATCATTTTAGTTATGACTAGTTTTAAAAAGAAAAAACCTTTAGATTCAGATACTTAA
- a CDS encoding metal-dependent hydrolase family protein, with amino-acid sequence MKKISLIVLLLSLSLSGISQNTYLHCGKLIDTQKGKVLTEMTVVVLKDKIVSVETGYVSGQNSDDVIIDLKTKTVMPGLIDMHVHIEHETNPKRYIQKYTLNDADVAFNSLRFAKVTLDAGFTTVRDLGGSGVNISLRNAINSGKVVGPRIFTAGKALASTGGHADPTNGNRKELIGNPGPKEGVVNSIEDAKKAVRQRYKNGADCIKITATGGVLSVAKSGSNPQFTLEEVKAICETAKDYGMHVAAHAHGDEGIQRAIIGGIKTVEHGTLMSEETMELMKKYDAYYVPTITAGKEVEGKAKIKGFYPEIVVPKALAIGPQIQKTFAKAYKKGVGIAFGTDAGVFKHGENAKEFGFMVEAGMPAMETIQSATITNAKILEMDDKIGQIKAGFIADIVATNDDPTQHISTMEQVVFVMKEGKVYKE; translated from the coding sequence ATGAAAAAAATTAGTCTTATAGTTCTTCTTTTATCACTTTCTTTAAGTGGCATTTCCCAAAACACATATTTACATTGCGGAAAACTTATTGACACCCAAAAAGGTAAGGTTTTAACGGAAATGACGGTTGTTGTTTTAAAAGATAAAATCGTATCTGTTGAAACAGGTTATGTGTCAGGACAAAATTCTGACGATGTTATTATAGATCTAAAAACAAAAACGGTTATGCCCGGGCTTATCGATATGCATGTGCATATTGAGCATGAAACCAATCCGAAACGATATATACAGAAATATACATTAAACGATGCCGATGTTGCTTTTAACTCGCTTCGATTTGCCAAGGTAACTCTAGATGCCGGTTTTACCACAGTTAGGGATTTAGGAGGATCTGGGGTTAATATTTCCCTTAGAAATGCGATTAACTCAGGAAAAGTTGTTGGGCCTAGAATATTTACTGCAGGAAAAGCTTTGGCAAGTACGGGAGGACATGCAGATCCTACGAACGGAAACCGTAAAGAACTCATCGGTAACCCAGGGCCAAAAGAAGGTGTTGTTAATAGTATAGAAGATGCAAAAAAAGCTGTAAGACAACGTTATAAAAATGGAGCAGATTGTATTAAGATAACTGCTACCGGTGGTGTTTTAAGTGTAGCGAAAAGCGGCTCGAACCCGCAATTTACGCTTGAAGAAGTAAAAGCTATTTGTGAAACAGCGAAAGATTATGGCATGCATGTCGCAGCTCATGCTCATGGTGATGAAGGGATACAAAGAGCGATAATAGGAGGTATAAAAACGGTGGAACATGGTACTTTAATGAGCGAAGAAACTATGGAACTAATGAAAAAGTATGATGCGTATTATGTGCCAACCATAACAGCGGGAAAAGAAGTTGAAGGAAAAGCCAAAATAAAAGGTTTCTACCCAGAAATTGTTGTTCCTAAAGCATTAGCTATAGGACCACAGATTCAAAAAACATTTGCTAAAGCTTACAAAAAAGGAGTTGGTATTGCTTTTGGAACTGATGCGGGAGTATTTAAGCATGGTGAAAATGCCAAAGAGTTTGGTTTTATGGTTGAAGCTGGTATGCCAGCGATGGAAACGATACAGAGTGCTACGATTACCAATGCCAAAATTTTAGAAATGGACGATAAAATTGGACAAATTAAAGCAGGGTTTATTGCAGACATAGTTGCAACCAACGATGACCCTACTCAACATATTTCAACAATGGAACAGGTGGTTTTTGTTATGAAAGAAGGGAAAGTTTATAAAGAATAA
- a CDS encoding DinB family protein, with protein MKIADLKFMPDFYDRYIALVDENIDLIDGLYTSETIFENTIEKLIQHQDYRYKPDKWTPKELLQHVIDTERIFAYRALSIARLEPKALLSFDENDYAKNSKANNRTIESLLREFKLVRQSTSILFESFDEDVFHETGISFKIKISVLAIGFTIIGHAKHHMNILNERYFINK; from the coding sequence ATGAAGATCGCCGATTTAAAGTTTATGCCAGATTTCTATGATCGATATATCGCATTGGTTGACGAAAACATCGATTTAATAGATGGCTTATACACTAGTGAAACCATTTTTGAAAACACTATAGAAAAATTAATCCAACATCAGGATTATAGGTACAAACCAGATAAATGGACACCAAAGGAATTGCTCCAACATGTTATAGATACCGAAAGAATATTTGCTTATCGAGCATTAAGCATAGCTCGACTGGAACCAAAGGCCTTATTAAGTTTTGATGAAAATGATTATGCCAAAAACTCCAAAGCTAATAATAGAACCATTGAAAGCTTACTCAGGGAATTTAAATTAGTAAGACAATCTACCTCCATATTGTTTGAAAGTTTTGATGAAGATGTGTTTCATGAAACCGGGATTAGTTTTAAAATCAAGATAAGTGTCCTTGCTATTGGGTTTACCATTATTGGCCACGCAAAACACCATATGAACATTTTAAACGAACGTTACTTTATCAATAAATAA